In Cryptomeria japonica chromosome 5, Sugi_1.0, whole genome shotgun sequence, the genomic window gcaagtgaggggtttgagcCTGTGACtcgggctctgataccacttgttagaaacacagttgttgttgcaccaaaagatcaacctattaatgcccaatacaactgcAAGACTTAATGAATCCATGGGAGGCGGTTAAGCTATTTCACAAACCCGAGCGCTATGTTGCACATCACAAAGAGACCAAGGGGTGCACACTTTGTAACAACTTTGTATGGTAATTGTTTCATTTACATGTAATTAAGAATATTGTTATCCCGATTACAGGATTTTAGAGATCGTTGAAGAAATAGATATTCTTGAACAATATAAGGAGCAAATACACGAACAATAAAAGCATTAATATACAAGGTTAAAGAGTCCAAAAATATGTTGATAAGTACCATGCATGGTCACTACAACTTGGAAAAGATGTGATAGATAGAGAGGCGTTGATGAAGTATATGGGAGTGTTGTTCAATcacatgaaaatgatttattgctGGAACGAAATCAAAGTGTTCATGAAGAATATGGACAAGACCACTGTATTGAGATGGAAATTAAAAAAACCACCTCTTATTATCAAATTACTAGTGTGAGAACGAAAAGAttcaaggtgaatacttgaaaaagGATATAGAAGTGGAAAAGAAAAAGAGATGACTACTAAAAATTGCCATGGAGACCAAGGACAAGGAGAATGTTCTTAAATATTGTGATAAATAAAGATACCAAAAGGAGGCATTTTGAACGCTTCACATGTACAAGAACACATATCGTAGCAAGAAGGTGATAGGAACTATCGCTACTATTTGCAATTAGAACATTTGACAagcaattataaaatatttaatgatGAATTAAAGTATGTAGTCAATTTATCTTTCACAAATTTCAAAAGTCTTAATAATTTAAAAGCCTATAATTTTAcaacaatttgaaaaaaaattacttCGATCTAATAGGATCTCTTATTAAATTCTCGTATCTCTAACTTAAGAAAAgccatataatattaaaaaaaataaaatgattatttaaattctAGACCATAAGAAATGCTAGAAtgacaaatattaaaataaatctaTAAAAATATATAACCAAATGATATATCAAGTACTCCTTACAGTATAAAATATCAAGTTGCAAGTTATGTAATCAACACGCATTTATTTGTTGAGGATACATTTGTTATTTACTGCATTGAATAAAACTAAAGAAGATTCCACACAGAGCGGAGCTATAAACTGTTAATTGAGTTTTGTGCAAACACGTGCCTTCTTCCAAACCTTTCCCGGTTTGCAGAAGTACCCTTTTTGGGGAGCACAATGACTGTCCTCTCTACACTTGCAAACTTTGTCCAATGCGCACCCATCCCTGAAAATCTCTAAACTTCCTCCCTCGATCCCAAACAGACCATCTGTCCATTCATTAGAAAATAGTCCGGAcgaatcaaatttcttcttcacCTCCATGAACTTTTCTAAATTAGTTGCCCTCTTAGCTAGTCCTTGAAACAGGTAACCCCCTGATTTGCCCCAATGTAACACGCCACCATGCTTCTCAATTATCATCTGTTCAATCTCTTCATAGACATCTTCATTCCACTTGGGTGTACCGACcgcccttgacctataattcatcATGTCTAATGTCACCACATCCTCCTTAGGTCCCAAATACGCATCAGATTTCTTAATAGAGCGCATAAATATTCCTGACATGTCACACAATTTTTGAGGATTCAAATCCCTTATCCTCTTCACATCCTTTATTACTTGGGGCAAACGAGATACAGGCACTCTTAGTTCCACACCAAAGTATAAGGTAGCATATATTCGTCGATCCCAGGAACAGACGGTCTCATTTTTATCTAAAATTGATGTGGGAGTGCAAGCCACAGAGTATCTTCCTGCTTGGCAGCCACCAGACGTTTGCATGTGGTGATTGAATCCTATTACCGGGTACCCCGTAAAGCGTTTTCCATCATTGAGAAAGCCGCTACCATTAATTGCAAGATCAAGTGTCTCGTTTATGAGTACACTGCATATAGCTTCAACGTCTGCCCTATCTTGGATTGCTTCATCTACACAATAGAATCAAATAATTAGATGAATAGACACGAATATTATTTAAATTTGTGATGAGAAGGTAGAACATTAAATCTTTAAAAAGTGATGGAAAAAAACAATAAGTTAACCCAAAGGCCTGATCCTTTAACTAAGCATTCGGTGTCTACTTTTATAAGAAAACTATTTGTTTATCATTATCATAATCGTTATTTATTTGGTGAAGATGGGCACATCAATTTGTTGACTTGTACTCACAATCTGCCGCTTTTCTTTCGATGTCGACTACACTGCTGGCGCTGCCAATTATAGAGTTGAGGCCATCTCCTGGAACATTGACTGGGTGTCGATCAATGGGAATATAAACCGCCTTCCCGTGTGAGGGAATCCAGTTTATGTCTGCAAATTCATGAGCTCTCAGGAAACTCTCGGCTTCATATTCCAGATCGGTGTCATCCTTCACCACGGTCGAAATGGAGCGCTTGTACATTGGCTGCAAAGCGAATGTGAGTTCGGAAATCGCTCCAAGAGTGCCCAGAGACAATCTGGCAGCATTCAATTCCTCGTCTGCTTCTGTCAAGCTGATCACCTTTGCATAGCCTTGGGAGGGAGAAGCAGGAACAACTAATCTCATTGCAACCACATACTCATAAACGCCACTGCCTTTTCCAACGAGGCCGCTGTCATGGGCGCCGGTGGAGATAACGCCGGCGGCGGAGACGCCGCTCCAGTAAATCATGGCGTTCAGAGCCAACCCTTCCTTGGCGGCCGCCTCCAGAACGTCGCTCATCAGCGCTCCTGCCTGAACCCTAATTGTCATGGCGGTCTTATTCACTTCAATTACAGAGGCATAGTTTTGGGTGGATATGATGAGGCCTTCGCTTCCCACGCACACCAGTTTTGGCTCACTGTGAGACAGCTTGCTCACAACTTTGATTCGTTGCTTGTTTTTCACTGCATTCGCAACAGCTTGCACAAGCTCTGCTTCTGATGTGGGCCATGCAGAATTCTGAGCTTTACAAATCCCACGGTCGTCCCAAACGCCTTGGTAATTGAAGACGTCGCATGCATTGCTTTTGCATTCAATTGCAGGAGGCGGCGCACAGGTTGCCTGAGAAGCCAACGTTGTTATGCAAAAGTACTGCAGCGACACACACAGGACCAGGAAAATGATGGATGTGGTCATCGCAACTGACACAGTTACACGCATTTACTCGTGATATTTTTCTTGTATTCTCTCTAGTGTGAGTATAAATAAGGCATGAGTGAATGTTACCCTCGAAATCTTTGTTGCACCAAATACCTAAAGTTTTACAACTTTCGTTCACGAAACAATTCAATTCTTCAAATTTCACATGAAAACTGTCATTTCGCTTTTATACGGCAATACAGACGATTCTGGGTATTGAGTAATCTTACCCAAATGAGAGCTTTTCCAGATGGTGATGGTGTTGGTGTTCTCCCGGAAGCAAAGCACGCCATCTATTCCAAACGTGCGCTCCGTCATGGCTATTTGCTGCACGAACCGAGGCTTGACTAGTACCTACCAAACGTCTTGCATGATGCGTTTTTTTCTACTCTGTGAGGGAGATGAATTCTTTTACGTGACTTGCCAAGAACTCGTTAAGAAGGATTTTGGTTGACTTCAttcatatttataatatatattaatcgACAGAGTTACATAGGAATTCGGTTTTACAAGTGCGAATGGTTGGTTTATTTAGTTATGACATGGTCATTCTTACTTGATCACGACGATTTTTCATATCATCGTCTTTTTTAGAGTATCACTCTATCTCTAATTAGCTCAACCATGAAATCTTTTTGTATAGTTACACCTACTTATTTTACTTTCTATTTTACAATTaagatttaaaaattattatagtCTATAGATCATTTGATGTGAAACTCCATACtccttatatttttatattatgttgTTTTCATAAATTGTCATCACATGAAACTAGTCAGTCAATCTCCAACACTTGTGTTTCATATTCAATATAGTTCACAAGAATGCATCTCACATGACTACAATCGGTCTACTTGGAATTCAATGCAttttaataaataaagatttatagcCATTCGTCTTTTAGACGTGGGAATGGTTTGTTTACTTAATGGTCATGACAATTTTCGTTATTACTTATTCAAAAACCCAACATCAACTTTTCAACGTAGCAACCATATATGAAGTTCTGGTTGTGTCAAGAATTTCTTATCTCTAGCATCTACGATACACATTGCTTCCATAGATTGTACGATGTCGCTTCCTCCAGAAAATAACCCATTGTATACTTCTCCAATGCTTGGAGAGTTTTAATAATTATCTTTTCTTCTTGTACATGATTATGCGTAGTCACAATAATCAAAGCTTCGAAGCAGATTTCGGTGTTTGGACTTTTAAACTCTTCTTCATCAAAACGATTCGAATCTAAATCTACATCTTCGCTCATTTTTTGAGATAAACGGATTTACAATACATTTATGGTTAATGGGTAAGAAAAGAGGTAAACGATGACATGTGTTGCATGGGGAGAGAACCAAAGATGTGGTTGGAGAAAGAGATCGATTATgcatcccaagttgacaaatattCAATCTACTTTAAACATGCCATGATCTAGATTGTTGCCAATTATTTCATCAACAAACCGAAATCACTTCACACTTTTATGACATTCTCATGTATTGTTCACTCTTCTCCTTACTATGACTCTCATGTGTATTAGGCGAGTAGTCCATGATCCGTACTCAAGTAATTAACCATTTagcttattattattattgttgttgttgttgttgttgttgttgttgttgttgttgttgttgttgttgttgttgttgttgttgttgttgttgttgttgttgttgttgttgttgttgttgttgttgttattgttactGTTATTGTTACTGTTACTCTTACTGTtactgttattgttattgttattgttattgttattgttattgttattgttatttttaatgctattgttatttttatttctattgttatttttatttctattgttatttttattgttattgttattgttattgttattgttattgttaaagCTCTTAATGTTTATATTATTGGGtaatttatgaaatctcttaataTTTATATTAAAGGAAAACTAGATATAGACACTAGACATGGAAAATATAAATTATTCATGTATACCACTAGAAAAAATTAAGGAATAATTTAGTGATTGTTAACCATCTTGTTGAAAAAGGACACAAATTAGCATTTGAggataaattttatattattagcGATAGAGACAAGGGGGAAACATTTTAGCTATTGTAGATATGACAAATAACTAAATGTTACCTTCGATAATCAAAGTTAGTGAATCAAATGTTTTTTATGCTGCTATTGAGCATgcaagttggttgtggcaccaaaggtatatacattttattttttagggatctTACATGTCTAGGAAAAATATTGTACATGGTTTATTAAAATTCAAGCAAAAGGAAAGGAAGTGTGCAAGAGTTGTGTACTTGGAAAAGCACTATATGGACATGTTTCTTAGAAATGCATGGAGAGAAAATAATCTATTGAAGCTTATTCATTCATATTTGTgttattatatgcccaaggtaaaCAAAGGTATAAAGAATTGCATGTTTATCCTTGTTGATGACTTTATTAGATGCATGGGTTTATTTTTGAAGAACAATAGTGTTTCTAATAGAGCATTCAAAATGtgtaaaatctatgggagaaaaataAGTGCAAGATATATAAGTGTTAAAGAATATATAGAGGCGGCCAATTTTGtttggaagaatttaattaattttgtgcaaggaatggaatcaagagacaattaaaaatacaaaatatgATACAAGAAAAAGAACGAAATAGTAAAACAATTAGAAAGAAGCATGCTAGAAGAAGAGATCAAGTACTTTGTTGTTTGTTTCACAATTAGGAGATCAATTATTGTGGTATGACATTCTGGTGGCGTCAATAATTTCTTATCTCTAGCATCTACGATTCAAATTGCTTCCATAGATTGTACGATGCCGCTTCCTCCGAAAATAACCTATTGTATCGGCCTTCTCCAATACTTTGAGAGttttaataattatattttcttCTTGTACATGCTTATGCGTAGCCACAATAATCAAAGATTCAAACCAGATTTCAGTGTTTGGACTTTTAAAGTCTTCTTCATCAGAACGATTCAAATCTAAATCTACATCTTCGCTCGTTTTTGAGATAAATGGATTTGCAATACATCTATGGTTAATGGGTAAGAAAAGATTTAAATTATAATGCAACCATTCTATTGGCCTATAAAACCATGGACAATGTTTGTAAAACAACTTTCAATCTTATTTCATGCAAGATTTTTCAACAACCGTCAATGTTATACACGTGTTGAATATCTCTACATTCAACGTAATCTCCATAACACGATAACTTAATTTTCTACCTCACAAAGGATTGCATATTCATGACTCTCTCTCCTCTATCTTTTCATATAATGGTTATATTCCCTTTCTTCTAACACGGTTAAATTTCTAGGAACAAAAAGATTGCAAAAATTAATCAATTAACATGATCTTATTTTTTAGTGAAGGGATATCATCATTCTGCACTCAAaagaaattatatgacatcaatctacaaaaGATTATTTGTAGAAttagaaaaatatatttcaaaaaaatgataagtttaggtctaATTATGGTGGTCATAGTACACAAGGAGATTTTAGAACAACAATTAGggccaattaaaaattaatataaacaaaaaattcagaaaagaattgaaaaaaatcctcatcaatcttcagtgtgctACACACTTTTTCCCAAAGAGGGTTAATTTTTCTTTCTACTTGGGTCAAAATATGGTGGTTGTACATGTGCATGGTATTGTTCTAAAATAGGCATTTTTAAATGGCGGCTTTTATAAACCccttttgaaaattaatttatttcaccacggtattaaaataaattacatatttgtaaACTAGACTCGGAGTGTTACATTTCATATTACTGAACTTTTTTGAGATTCATTCTGGAAATGTTTCAAAATTTTAGATCAATTGCACGATAACATTTGAAAATCAGGACAAACACCTCCAAGAATGATGTAGGGACTCTGCAGGGTCATAATTTTTGACTCGGTTGTCCGATTGGCCTAAAATTTTATACGGAGATGCATCATGAGGATTTTTTTGGATTGCCGACCGAACCTAGTTCAGATGGAATTCGACTCGATCAAATTTTCAAGGCCCAATTCTTTCATCCGGGGATTCAAAAAGACTATTTTCTGGTTTTTCCCATATTTTAGAAAGTTGATTTTTTAGTTATTTTCAAACTCGTGGTTTTTATTAGTTTAGAAAGTTGGCAATTTATGTCAAAATCATGTTCTTTAGATATTTCAAAGTTTAGATGATTTTCTGGATACAGTTGAAAATTACCAAAAATGTGGTAGATTTCGAATTCTATAAAAATCTGTCAAAAAAGGGAAATTTTTGGTTTGTTTTTAAAATAGGCCAATGTTTTCATTGCAAGGAATTAATGAAGGTGGTTACACCAATTTTCTACTAAACTAAAGGAGTGAGTATCTCATGACCAGTTCACAAGAAGACCATGCAAGGCCTCACCGAAAATCATTGTACCCGATATATAAATTTGTATCCTTTGACTCATAGTACACATAAAAAAATTGTTGCATATATGCTAAAATTCCATTTATAGAACCACTCATAGATACACGATATAAGAAGTTAACTATCGTCAAATATCTAGACACCAACTGCCCAAAAATTTCTGCTTTCACTTCTAGTATATTTATAATTCCAAGGTGGAACAACCTCAGGGATATCTCCATTGGATCAAATTAAATCTATAGTAAGGTTTTCTCCTTGGCTTAAATAGAACCTCCGACCTTTTCGCCGATTAGGATCCTTCTCAATTATCTTGGCAGGTACTTATTATATTTATCTTAGAATTTAAGGTGAGTTTTCATATATATAGAATTCTATCATCTTTATTTAAGGGTCACTACCTTCCACATTTGACCTCTGACTGTAACATCCATTGTTATTTATTTTAGTAGTTCAAAATTGTATCTTTTTAAAGCTCCATTATGATTACTGTATGCCTAAAAATATCGTAAAACATGAGTCTTCTCTGAGACTCGGTAAGTGTTCTCCTACTACCCTAGAAAGTTTCCTCATATCTAGCCTTCTAAATTTACTATAAAATATTGGCAGTTAAACTaagccaaaaaatatatatatgaatgacTTAAACCTCCCACAGAACCAAAGGGAATATCTTGCTAAATGACTTTACCCTTATCCCCTCCATCCCACCAGATTAGTAAAGAACATATTCCAAATCTCTattacaaaaaacaaaacaaaacaaacaaaaaaacaattaaaGAAGACATGTCTAATTCTCTCAGAATGTTTacaaatttagaacataaattCAGCATGGAGGAAGCAATAGCAAATGGGATCTTTTAGAAAATGAATAACCATTTAAAACGAGTAAATTTAGTCTCTAAAACATTATTCAATAACGTTTTAAAAGTACATTTTGCTAATGATTCCTTGAAAGATCAAGATTCcaacatttatttaaatgattGGTGAGGTCGTGGGATGAATTTAAAGATTTCTTAATGTTTCTAGACTTCAAGTTTGGTGATTTAGTTCCTTCAGTCAAGGTGAGACCCTCAAGAAAAGAATTATCATGGAATTTGCAAACTAGGAAAAGAACATGATTCTGCGCATCTCTTTAATAATAGAATAAGTCCTCCAATGTGTTCAAGGGAGATTAAAATTCATCACTCAAGTCATTCGAAGAATTAAGGTGGTTGTTACATAGGATATCATTAAAGCATTTGGTACCTTTTTAGATGCCATTATTTAGTCGAGCAACCTTACAATAAGGCCAGAGTCTGGTCTTTATTCATAAGGTTCCATCGGGTTGATCTCTTACAGTTCAATTAACATTTATTAGAATCCTTAACATCATAATAATATCTCTCATTCTTTCCATATGCTTTTGAACACTTTGGATCCAAAATGAAAtgctaatttttttctaaaaataatgtcatttaTGTCTCTCAATCCTATACCGCCTTCCAATTTATATCCCTGGATCCTAGACTTCCTTCCGATTTATCTAAGCAACACCATTTCAATTTAACAACATGTTTTTCCTTATTACCTCTcctatctaaccaaagaaattgtctgataattttttgaatttcatttattTGGCAACTACTAAATTGATACACAAAGGAATAATATAGGTTTTAGGATGATAAATTTTTGGCAGACCCGAAACCTGCCTACTAAAGATAGGTATTGTTTATTCAATTGAcacattttttaaatatatttttctcttaATCCCTTCCCACATCTCTTTTATATAGGGGTCGAATATGAAAGGAATACCCAAGTATCTAACCAATTCGTTAGGTACACCCTATTGGAGCTATAATTTAGTGAACCATATTGGGGGGTTGCTATTCTAACTAAGCATTACGCTTTTTTTTTCTTGGAGATTCTAGCTCCTGATGCTTCACAAAATAGATTTAGTAATTTTTTTCTTCAAGATTAGAAAACATGatgctatcatcaacaaattaaaaattaaagagGTCTTCTCCATTTGGAAGAGACACCCAAGACTCTAGGTTTAGGAGACAAGGTAGAGTGCCTAGGATTGTAAAAGATTATAGATCTAAGGTTATCAAAAACAAGACTGGAGCATGATGACAACGCTATGTAATTTACATTTACAGAGAAAATAGACAAGACAAGGATCCATTATCATCTACTTGAGCTACCAcataattcaaaagagttcaaaactttTGAATTGTACCACTTGGGAAACCAAATTATTCAATTTTCATAATTAGAAATgaccactccactctatcatatgCCTTCAAGAAGTCTGGCAATAgatatttaatgttttgattagaaTTTCTAGaccattccatggcctcccaatTGGTAATCAAATTATCTAAAATGTATCTAACCGTAATAAATCTTGTTTAGATAGAtctaataaataatggaaatgtaccCATAGGTCTAGGGGCAGATATTTAGTTGGGATCTTTAGGAgagccaaaaaaataaaaacaaaaaacaacccCAACCAAAAGGAAACTACAAGAACATGTCCTTTAAAACTAACTAACAATGATCGAGCCAACACACAATACCGAGAGTCTAGAAAAGAGGGAGAGAAAGCACTCACCCACCGAGGCAAAAAACCATACAATGGAAAAAAAAACTCCTGCTAGAAGCCAAAGGGGAATATAGAAAACCCCCTCCTCCAATAAGCCCCTTCCATCACAACCGACCTTGCCAAAACCGAGTGTCACCTCCAAAACAAAGCCCTAAAGGTGGATAGGACAACCCAAAAATGAACCAAGAAAGCCATGTCCACCACTAACAATGGAAGAAATGGTACACACAACAAAGAAAACTCAACTTAGGGAAAGGGCACAAAAATGAGCCCCCCATGAGAAAAGCCACAATCTTTGCCATACCTAAAAGGGCAGAACCATGCCAAATGCACTGTTGATCAGGGGCAACCAAATCCGAATGCACAACAAAAATAAATTAACATGCTAAAAAAGAACCGCAAACACAGGGGCCCCTGCAGCATTAGTGGTGCCAGAAGAAAAAACATGGGATAAAACGACCGCCAGAAAAGAATGGTACCTAGGAGAGCCTCTAATCAAGACCATCGAGGCAATCAAACAACCTCCCTCATCATTTGGATCATCCACTTCACCATTTCCATCATCACCCTCCATGAACTTAACCCTACCTACTCTTTCTCATAAGGTGATAGATATTAGTCTTTCAAATTTGTTGTGAAGTATAGTAGCGAGAAGTTTATCAATCACATTGAAATCACAAGTGCATAGATCACAACATTAGTGAGAATACTTGAAATAGGTAAAACAATATAGGCATGGAGTAACTAAACACGGAGTTAGGTATGGGCTAGAATTTTAAATAATTAGTTTCTTGCGGAACAACACACAACGAGACAACATATAAGATTGAACCTTTCTTTGATTTAATAGAGAAGGCCCCACTTTCTACTGACCATAATCTTTTATCTCCTAAGAAATTTGAACTTATCCTTGCGTAAAGTTTCCTATAATTATCTTCTCATTGTTGATTTCACAACACACCTATAAGAAATGTATGTATTGTCTATTCTAACACACGTTCCTTTAGGCTTTCCCATGATTGAACTAACACCAACCTCCAACACAAATAATTACTCATTCAATCTAACTATATATGACCCTAAAATAGCTATACTATGAAGATAAATT contains:
- the LOC131875857 gene encoding probable L-gulonolactone oxidase 4, coding for MRVTVSVAMTTSIIFLVLCVSLQYFCITTLASQATCAPPPAIECKSNACDVFNYQGVWDDRGICKAQNSAWPTSEAELVQAVANAVKNKQRIKVVSKLSHSEPKLVCVGSEGLIISTQNYASVIEVNKTAMTIRVQAGALMSDVLEAAAKEGLALNAMIYWSGVSAAGVISTGAHDSGLVGKGSGVYEYVVAMRLVVPASPSQGYAKVISLTEADEELNAARLSLGTLGAISELTFALQPMYKRSISTVVKDDTDLEYEAESFLRAHEFADINWIPSHGKAVYIPIDRHPVNVPGDGLNSIIGSASSVVDIERKAADYEAIQDRADVEAICSVLINETLDLAINGSGFLNDGKRFTGYPVIGFNHHMQTSGGCQAGRYSVACTPTSILDKNETVCSWDRRIYATLYFGVELRVPVSRLPQVIKDVKRIRDLNPQKLCDMSGIFMRSIKKSDAYLGPKEDVVTLDMMNYRSRAVGTPKWNEDVYEEIEQMIIEKHGGVLHWGKSGGYLFQGLAKRATNLEKFMEVKKKFDSSGLFSNEWTDGLFGIEGGSLEIFRDGCALDKVCKCREDSHCAPQKGYFCKPGKVWKKARVCTKLN